The Ornithorhynchus anatinus isolate Pmale09 chromosome 1, mOrnAna1.pri.v4, whole genome shotgun sequence genome includes a window with the following:
- the LOC103170600 gene encoding EKC/KEOPS complex subunit GON7-like isoform X2: MALVGELVGRDGRRRVLRVACGGGGGGGWAGLRAGLADLKDQLTALLRPDVLREAAGPHGDGEEEEEQEEEEEQDEENNTEIKTYPDGPAAKRRFGD, encoded by the exons ATGGCGCTGGTGGGGGAGCTGGTGGGGCGGGACGGGCGGCGGCGGGTGTTGCGGGTGGCgtgcggcggcggaggcggcggcggctgggCGGGCCTGCGCGCGGGCCTGGCCGACCTGAAGGACCAGCTGACGGCGCTGCTCCGCCCCGACGTGCTGCGGGAGGCCGCGGGCCCCCACG gtgatggtgaggaggaggaggagcaagaggaggaggaggagcaagatgaAGAAAATAACACTGAAATCAAAACTTACCCAGATGGACCTGCTGCAAAGAGG CGTTTTGGAGATTGA
- the TMEM251 gene encoding transmembrane protein 251 isoform X1 gives MEPRPRAWRMMNFRQRMGWIGVGLYLLASAAAFYYVFEINDTYNRLALEHIQQHPEEPREGTTWTHSLKARLLSLPFWLWTIIFLIPYLQMFLFLYSCTRTDPKTVGYCIIPICLAVICNRHQTFTKASNQISRLQLIDT, from the exons ATGGAGCCCAG GCCCAGAGCATGGAGAATGATGAACTTCCGTCAGCGGATgggatggattggagtggggctGTATCTGTTGGCAAGCGCGGCGGCGTTTTACTATGTCTTTGAAATCAACGATACTTATAACCGGCTAGCGTTGGAACACATCCAGCAACATCCCGAGGAGCCACGAGAAGGAACCACGTGGACGCACTCCTTGAAAGCTCGACTACTGTCTTTGCCTTTTTGGCTGTGGACGATTATTTTTCTGATCCCCTACTTACAGATGTTTTTGTTCCTTTACTCCTGCACAAGGACTGACCCCAAGACTGTGGGCTATTGCATCATTCCCATATGCTTGGCAGTTATTTGCAATCGCCACCAAACCTTCACCAAAGCCTCTAATCAGATCAGCCGGTTACAATTGATCGACACGTAA
- the TMEM251 gene encoding transmembrane protein 251 isoform X2, which produces MMNFRQRMGWIGVGLYLLASAAAFYYVFEINDTYNRLALEHIQQHPEEPREGTTWTHSLKARLLSLPFWLWTIIFLIPYLQMFLFLYSCTRTDPKTVGYCIIPICLAVICNRHQTFTKASNQISRLQLIDT; this is translated from the coding sequence ATGATGAACTTCCGTCAGCGGATgggatggattggagtggggctGTATCTGTTGGCAAGCGCGGCGGCGTTTTACTATGTCTTTGAAATCAACGATACTTATAACCGGCTAGCGTTGGAACACATCCAGCAACATCCCGAGGAGCCACGAGAAGGAACCACGTGGACGCACTCCTTGAAAGCTCGACTACTGTCTTTGCCTTTTTGGCTGTGGACGATTATTTTTCTGATCCCCTACTTACAGATGTTTTTGTTCCTTTACTCCTGCACAAGGACTGACCCCAAGACTGTGGGCTATTGCATCATTCCCATATGCTTGGCAGTTATTTGCAATCGCCACCAAACCTTCACCAAAGCCTCTAATCAGATCAGCCGGTTACAATTGATCGACACGTAA
- the LOC103170600 gene encoding EKC/KEOPS complex subunit GON7-like isoform X1, whose product MALVGELVGRDGRRRVLRVACGGGGGGGWAGLRAGLADLKDQLTALLRPDVLREAAGPHGDGEEEEEQEEEEEQDEENNTEIKTYPDGPAAKRGPPTDAFLHSEQESTEASLLNAKQEIPCQKPNAQVALPSF is encoded by the exons ATGGCGCTGGTGGGGGAGCTGGTGGGGCGGGACGGGCGGCGGCGGGTGTTGCGGGTGGCgtgcggcggcggaggcggcggcggctgggCGGGCCTGCGCGCGGGCCTGGCCGACCTGAAGGACCAGCTGACGGCGCTGCTCCGCCCCGACGTGCTGCGGGAGGCCGCGGGCCCCCACG gtgatggtgaggaggaggaggagcaagaggaggaggaggagcaagatgaAGAAAATAACACTGAAATCAAAACTTACCCAGATGGACCTGCTGCAAAGAGG GGTCCACCAACAGATGCATTTCTACATTCTGAGCAGGAATCAACAGAAGCTTCTCTGCTGAATGCCAAGCAGGAAATACCCTGCCAAAAGCCAAACGCACAGGTGGCGTTGCCATCATTTTAA